GGATCTCGCGTTCGGGATCCACCAGGCCCTGCGCCAACAGGTAGGGCGGAATGCGGGTCGTCTTGCCCGAGCCCGGCGTGGCCTGGACGATGAGGCTCGGCGCCTCGCGCAGTGCCGCCGCGATCTGCGGCAGCAAGGGATCGATGGGCAGGGCTTGGAGTTTCGGCATAGGTCTATAAACGATCGACGAAGAAGGCCCTCACCCCGCTCATCGCCATCTGGGCCCCGATCGCCAGGAGGATCAGACCCATGAAGCGGGAGATCAGCTTCTGGGCGCGAACGCTGAGCCATTTCTCCATCATGACGGAGGCCCGCAGGGAGAACCATAAGATCACCGCGTTGAGCAGGATCGCGCCTAAGACCACCAGCAAGTTCACGACGCCCTCGTCGCGGGTGGTCAGCGTGATCGCCGTGGTGATGGCGCCGGGCCCCGTGACGATCGGCATGACGAAGGGCACCAGCAGGCCGACCGATTCGGCGGGGTTGACGTTGGCGGCGGAAGGCTCCTTCGCGGTCTGCGCCTCCCCCCAGAGCATGCGGAAGCCGACCGTCATGATGACCAAGCCGCCCGCCGCCTGGAAGGCGGAGGTGGAGATCCCGAAGGCCATCAGGATATAGCGGCCAACCAGGGCCGAGACCGTCAGGATGGTGAAAGCGTAAAAGGTGGCCTTGAGCGCCGCCTGCCGCAGCTGCGCGGGCGTCGCCCCCTGCGTGAAGGTGGGAAAGAACTGCGCGGCCTCGAGGGGGTTGACCATCGCCACCAGGGCGACGGTGGCATGGAGGAAGTAATGCAGGTATTCCATCGGCCGGTTATATTCTGGCGGCGCGGCCCGCGGCAAGTTTTTGTATGGAATCCCGTCGGGATTTTCGCTAGCTAGAAGGCATGAAATCGCAAGCCCAATACCGCGGAACCCACGATTACGTCGCCTCCGACGAACTCCAACAGGTCGTCAACGTCTCGCTCGCCATCGGCCGCCCTCTCCTGCTCAAGGGCGAGCCCGGCACCGGCAAGACGCTCTTGGCCGCCTCCATCGCCGAGTCTCTCGGCCGGCCGCTGCTGCGCTGGAACATCAAGTCCACCACCAAGGCGGTCGACGGACTCTACGTCTACGACACCGTCCAGCGCCTCAACGACAGCCGCTTCGGTGGCGGCGACGTCTCCGACATCAAGCGCTACATCAAGCTGGGCAAGCTGGGCGCGGCCTTCGCCGCGCCGGATCCCGTGGTCCTCTTGATCGACGAGGTCGACAAGGCCGACCTCGAGTTTCCCAACGACCTCTTGGCCGAGCTCGACGAGATGCGCTTCACCATCCCCGAGACCAACGAGGAGATCGCCGCCCGGCACCGGCCGATGGTGGTCATCACCTCCAACTCCGAAAAGGAGCTGCCCGACCCCTTCCTGCGCCGCTGCGTCTTCCATTTCATCGAGTTCCCCGACGAGGCCATGATGGCGCGGATCGTGAAGGTCCACTTCCCCGACCTGGACGCTAAGCTGATGGAGGCCGCGATCCGCAAGTTCTACGAGGTGCGGCGCCTGCCGAACCTCAAAAAGGCGCCCTCCACCTCCGAGCTGATCGACTGGATCCATGCCCTGCTGGCGATGGGCCTGGACGGGAAAAGGGTTTTGGAAGAGACGCCCTTGATCGGCGTCTTGCTGAAGAACGAGCAGGACGTCCTGAAGCCGAAGGTGACCAAGTTGCGGCGGCCCTAAATGCTCCTCGCCTTTTTCTACACCCTCCGCGCCCTCAAGATCCCCGTCGGGACCCAGGAATGGCTGCGCCTGATGGAGGCCCTCTCCCGGGACTTGGCCGACTCCTCCCTCGACAAGTTTTACGTCCTGGCCCGCGCCCTCCTCGTCAAGTCCGAGGCCCTCTACGACGCCTACGACCAGGCCTTTCTGATGTGCTTTCAGGGCGCGGAGGCCGACGCGCGCTTCAAGCAGGAGCTGCTGGACTGGCTGAACCGCGTCGTCGACCCCGAGCAACGCCCGCAGCTCCCCGACATCGACCCCCTCGAGCTGGAGGAACTGCGCCGCCGCTTCCGCGAGCGCCTCCAGGAGCAGACCGAGGCCCACCACGGCGGCAATTATTGGATCGGCTCCGGCGGCACCTCGCCCTTCGGCCACTCCGGCGCCCACCCCTCCGGCATCCGGATCGGCGGGCCGGGCGGCGGGCGCATGGCGGTGAAGGTCGCCGAGGAGCGCCGCTTCCGCAACTACCGCCACGACCGCATCCTGGAGACGCGCCAGCTGAAGGTCGCCCTCAAGCGCCTGCGCCGCCTCGAGGCCGTCGGCGTCGCGCAAGAGCTGAACGTCGAGAAGACCATCGACAAGACCTGCCGCAACGCCGGCGAGATCGACCTGGTCTTCACGCCGCCGCGCAAAAATCAGGCCGAGCTGCTCCTGTTGATGGACGTCGGCGGCAGCATGGACCCCTATGCCCGGATGGTCGAGGCGCTCTTCTCCGCGGCCCACGCCTCGCAGCACTTCAAGGCCTTCAAGCATTTCTATTTCCACAACTGCATCTACTCGCGGCTCTTCGTGGACGCCAAGCTCCGCGACTACGTCACCACCGAAGATCTCTTCCGCCGCTACCGCCGCAGCTTCCACGTCATCGTGGTCGGCGACGCCTGCATGAACCCCTACGAGCTCTTCGTCCCCAACGGTTCCATCGACTACTGGGAGCGCAACGCCGAGCCCGGCATCGCCTGGCTGCGGCGCCTGCGCGAGCATTACCCCTCGATCGTCTGGCTCAACCCCGAGCCGCGCGAGTACTGGGACGGCCACCCGACCATCCACGCGGTCTCCCAACTGATCCGCATGTTCCCCTTGAGCGTCGAGGGCCTGACCGAGGCCGTCGACAACCTGCGCAAGGCCGTGGTCCCGCCGCCGGAGGCCCTCCAAAATAAAAATTTCCCCTTCCACCCCCCGGTGCTATAATCGCGCGGAAATCCCGAAAAATCCCGGAGGTGACTATGAGCGCATCCAAAGACCCCTTCGCCAAGCATACCGCCGAATTCCGCGAGAAGGCCGCGACCCTCGGCCACGACGTCCAAGAGCTGGGCAAGACCACCCGCGACTTGGCCCACGACACCGTCGGCATGATCCGAGAAAACGCCAGCGAGTATTACCAGCAGGGCCTGAAAAAGGCGCAAAGCCTGGAAAAAGACCTGGAGACCAAGATCAAGGAAAATCCCCTGCAGGCCCTGCTCATCGCGGCGGGCGTCGGCTTCGTCCTGGGCGCCCTCTGGAAGCGGCGATGACCGATCCCCTGGGACCCGAGACCGCCGCCGCGCCGGAGGACAAAGAGA
The Deltaproteobacteria bacterium PRO3 DNA segment above includes these coding regions:
- a CDS encoding VWA domain-containing protein, whose protein sequence is MLLAFFYTLRALKIPVGTQEWLRLMEALSRDLADSSLDKFYVLARALLVKSEALYDAYDQAFLMCFQGAEADARFKQELLDWLNRVVDPEQRPQLPDIDPLELEELRRRFRERLQEQTEAHHGGNYWIGSGGTSPFGHSGAHPSGIRIGGPGGGRMAVKVAEERRFRNYRHDRILETRQLKVALKRLRRLEAVGVAQELNVEKTIDKTCRNAGEIDLVFTPPRKNQAELLLLMDVGGSMDPYARMVEALFSAAHASQHFKAFKHFYFHNCIYSRLFVDAKLRDYVTTEDLFRRYRRSFHVIVVGDACMNPYELFVPNGSIDYWERNAEPGIAWLRRLREHYPSIVWLNPEPREYWDGHPTIHAVSQLIRMFPLSVEGLTEAVDNLRKAVVPPPEALQNKNFPFHPPVL
- a CDS encoding MoxR family ATPase, which translates into the protein MKSQAQYRGTHDYVASDELQQVVNVSLAIGRPLLLKGEPGTGKTLLAASIAESLGRPLLRWNIKSTTKAVDGLYVYDTVQRLNDSRFGGGDVSDIKRYIKLGKLGAAFAAPDPVVLLIDEVDKADLEFPNDLLAELDEMRFTIPETNEEIAARHRPMVVITSNSEKELPDPFLRRCVFHFIEFPDEAMMARIVKVHFPDLDAKLMEAAIRKFYEVRRLPNLKKAPSTSELIDWIHALLAMGLDGKRVLEETPLIGVLLKNEQDVLKPKVTKLRRP
- a CDS encoding MarC family protein; this encodes MEYLHYFLHATVALVAMVNPLEAAQFFPTFTQGATPAQLRQAALKATFYAFTILTVSALVGRYILMAFGISTSAFQAAGGLVIMTVGFRMLWGEAQTAKEPSAANVNPAESVGLLVPFVMPIVTGPGAITTAITLTTRDEGVVNLLVVLGAILLNAVILWFSLRASVMMEKWLSVRAQKLISRFMGLILLAIGAQMAMSGVRAFFVDRL
- a CDS encoding DUF883 family protein; translation: MSASKDPFAKHTAEFREKAATLGHDVQELGKTTRDLAHDTVGMIRENASEYYQQGLKKAQSLEKDLETKIKENPLQALLIAAGVGFVLGALWKRR